In the genome of Christensenella timonensis, one region contains:
- a CDS encoding glycyl radical protein: protein MNGRIEALKDTFLSATRMVDTERAVLVTESYKNNEDKSDPMKRALSIRHVMENMTITIRENELLVGCHTPYVRSAPLFPEYASGWISAQIGDFSTRQGDQFAVTDEQMAEVHECLKYWKGRSLDERIAACVPEELQRIIDYNVFYNANYPSQSPGHIVANFEYLLKTGFDKIINICKEKIAGLDINEDDFIDKREFYLSCIEIMQATIDYTKRFAVLARDLAEKEKDPARKAELLQIAENCENVPAKPASSYWEALQFVFIVQMTILLEGNGLGVALGRIDKYLYPYYEADLKAGKIDHDAALELMECFYLKLSELDKIASNESTAVNTGPAHGQTITIGGTLEDGSDITNDISILILEADRDVGLSQPDIAVRIHRNTSQRLIDAATVNVKSGLNKVKIYNDVLIKEAVERIGYSKDESYNFSFLGCSEPVVDGTTNSWGNSGHINLVKCLELALNDGKCMLTGVQMGPHTGEASGFKTIDDVKAAYRKQVNYFTDALVQYDRIIDMCHKKYSSLPFCSVVIDGCIEKGVDFERGGARYNFTSPLGVAPITVGDSLMAVKKLVFDDKKLEMDQLIHALKNDFAGEEPLRMMLKNRAPKFGNDIDEADEMSSFAMAVYCDALEKYKNARGGIFTAGIYYLTANVPNGERTAATPNGRHAGEPLNDGGISPTHGDDKQGATAIFKSAGKLCNVRAGHGSVLNQLLHPSIFNGKDGERVFGEYMRSIVDCGVWETQFNVITRDDLIRAQQSPDEYRSLVVRVAGYSAFFTVLGKGVQDDIIDRTSLLEY from the coding sequence GTGAACGGTAGAATTGAAGCACTAAAAGACACGTTTCTTTCGGCTACGAGGATGGTGGATACCGAACGGGCAGTCCTTGTTACGGAAAGCTACAAAAACAATGAGGATAAATCTGATCCAATGAAGCGCGCGCTTTCCATACGCCACGTGATGGAAAACATGACGATCACGATACGTGAAAACGAGCTTTTGGTCGGGTGTCATACGCCGTATGTACGGAGCGCGCCGTTGTTTCCTGAATATGCGTCGGGGTGGATCTCTGCGCAGATCGGCGATTTCAGCACGCGCCAGGGAGACCAGTTCGCGGTGACCGACGAGCAAATGGCGGAAGTCCACGAATGTTTGAAGTATTGGAAAGGGCGGTCGCTTGACGAGCGTATTGCTGCCTGCGTGCCCGAGGAGCTGCAGCGCATTATTGATTATAATGTTTTTTATAATGCAAACTACCCCTCGCAATCGCCGGGACATATCGTCGCGAATTTTGAGTACCTGCTCAAAACAGGGTTTGATAAAATCATCAATATATGTAAGGAAAAGATAGCCGGGCTCGATATCAACGAAGATGATTTTATAGACAAGCGTGAATTTTATTTGTCCTGTATCGAAATTATGCAGGCGACGATCGACTATACGAAACGGTTTGCCGTGCTCGCGCGTGACCTGGCGGAAAAGGAAAAAGATCCTGCCCGCAAAGCGGAGCTTCTGCAGATCGCTGAAAATTGTGAGAATGTACCGGCGAAACCGGCATCCTCTTATTGGGAGGCGCTGCAGTTTGTTTTCATCGTCCAGATGACGATCCTGCTGGAAGGCAACGGCCTTGGCGTGGCGTTGGGAAGGATCGACAAATACCTTTATCCATATTATGAAGCGGATTTGAAAGCCGGCAAAATCGACCACGACGCAGCGCTGGAGTTGATGGAATGTTTCTACCTGAAACTGTCGGAATTGGATAAGATCGCTTCCAACGAGTCTACGGCGGTCAATACGGGGCCGGCCCACGGGCAAACGATCACGATCGGCGGAACGCTGGAAGACGGCAGTGATATCACAAACGATATATCGATCCTGATCCTTGAAGCAGACCGGGATGTGGGCCTTTCGCAGCCGGATATCGCTGTCAGGATCCATCGGAATACTTCGCAGCGCCTGATCGATGCGGCTACCGTAAATGTAAAATCCGGCCTGAATAAGGTAAAGATCTACAACGATGTACTGATCAAGGAAGCGGTTGAGCGGATCGGTTACAGCAAGGATGAATCGTACAATTTCAGCTTTTTGGGATGCAGCGAACCTGTGGTCGACGGAACGACAAACAGCTGGGGGAATTCCGGGCATATCAACCTCGTTAAATGCCTGGAGCTGGCGCTCAACGATGGGAAATGCATGCTCACAGGTGTCCAGATGGGGCCGCATACAGGGGAAGCGTCTGGCTTTAAGACGATAGACGACGTCAAGGCCGCATACAGGAAGCAGGTAAACTACTTCACAGATGCGCTGGTACAGTATGACCGGATCATCGATATGTGCCATAAAAAATACAGCTCTCTGCCGTTCTGTTCGGTGGTGATCGACGGGTGTATCGAAAAAGGCGTTGATTTTGAACGCGGCGGCGCCAGGTACAATTTCACTTCGCCGCTGGGCGTTGCGCCCATTACGGTCGGCGATTCCCTGATGGCGGTCAAAAAGCTTGTTTTCGATGACAAGAAGCTGGAAATGGACCAGCTGATCCATGCGCTCAAAAATGATTTTGCAGGGGAAGAGCCGCTGCGGATGATGCTGAAAAACCGTGCTCCTAAATTTGGCAACGATATTGACGAAGCGGACGAAATGAGCAGCTTTGCAATGGCGGTATACTGCGATGCATTGGAAAAATATAAGAATGCACGGGGCGGGATCTTTACCGCCGGGATCTATTACCTTACGGCCAATGTACCGAACGGTGAACGCACGGCGGCTACGCCGAACGGCAGGCATGCGGGCGAACCGCTCAATGACGGCGGGATCTCCCCGACGCACGGCGACGACAAGCAGGGTGCGACGGCCATCTTTAAATCTGCCGGGAAGCTGTGCAATGTACGTGCGGGCCATGGCTCGGTCTTGAACCAACTCCTGCATCCTTCCATTTTCAATGGCAAGGACGGCGAGCGCGTATTCGGCGAGTATATGCGCAGCATCGTGGATTGCGGGGTCTGGGAAACGCAGTTTAACGTGATCACGCGCGACGACCTTATCCGCGCGCAGCAGTCGCCTGATGAGTACCGTTCCCTCGTTGTCCGGGTCGCGGGCTACAGTGCGTTCTTTACAGTGCTGGGCAAAGGAGTCCAGGACGACATCATAGACCGTACGAGCCTGCTTGAGTATTGA
- a CDS encoding glycosyltransferase family 2 protein, whose translation MALFVVFTALYAYQIIYVAVALFHKKPMPMTAKQNHRYAVVIAARNENTVIGNLIDSIKKQKYPQNLIDIFVVADNCTDNTADVARRAGAIVYERFNTQLVGKGYALSYVLNQIAQDYGENTYEGYFVFDADNLLDENFVAEMNNQFDKGYRILTCYRNSKNYASNWISAGYSLWFLRESKYLNYPRMLLNTSCAISGTGFLIHNDIIRKNHGWKHHLLTEDIEFSVDNVINGETIGYCGSAKLYDEQPCTWKQSWTQRLRWSKGFYQVLGKYGKRLVKGFVVDRRFSCYDMFITIAPAIFVTLSSIIMNLIFMLSAFHGTTVNPLIITTTATSIFSSVANFYVILFVMGVITTITEWNEIHAKPAKKILYTFTFPFFILTYIPISIAALFKKIHWEPIPHNITKSIEDFEQPQNQ comes from the coding sequence ATGGCGTTGTTTGTTGTATTCACAGCGCTGTATGCTTACCAGATCATCTATGTTGCGGTAGCGCTTTTCCACAAAAAGCCTATGCCCATGACCGCGAAACAAAACCACCGTTATGCGGTCGTGATCGCTGCGCGGAATGAAAATACCGTAATTGGAAATTTGATCGACAGCATCAAAAAACAGAAGTATCCCCAGAACCTGATCGATATATTTGTCGTTGCTGACAACTGCACGGACAATACCGCCGATGTAGCCCGCAGGGCAGGCGCGATCGTCTACGAGCGCTTCAATACGCAGCTCGTCGGAAAGGGATATGCCTTAAGCTATGTCTTAAACCAGATCGCACAGGATTACGGCGAAAATACCTATGAAGGTTATTTTGTTTTCGATGCGGACAACCTTCTCGATGAGAACTTCGTTGCGGAGATGAATAATCAGTTTGACAAAGGCTACCGTATCCTCACCTGTTACCGCAACTCAAAAAATTATGCCTCCAACTGGATCTCCGCCGGATATTCCCTGTGGTTCCTGCGCGAATCCAAATATCTGAATTATCCGCGCATGTTGCTCAATACCAGCTGCGCGATTTCCGGTACAGGCTTTTTGATCCATAACGATATCATCCGCAAAAACCACGGCTGGAAGCACCACCTGCTTACCGAGGACATCGAATTTTCCGTTGACAATGTGATCAACGGCGAAACCATCGGCTACTGCGGCAGCGCCAAACTTTATGACGAACAGCCCTGCACATGGAAGCAATCGTGGACGCAGCGCCTGCGTTGGTCTAAGGGCTTTTACCAGGTGCTCGGAAAATATGGCAAGCGTCTTGTAAAAGGCTTTGTCGTCGACCGCCGCTTCAGCTGTTACGATATGTTCATCACCATCGCCCCCGCGATCTTCGTGACGCTTTCCAGCATTATCATGAACCTGATTTTTATGCTGAGCGCTTTCCACGGGACGACGGTCAATCCCCTGATCATCACGACAACGGCGACTTCCATTTTTTCGTCGGTTGCGAATTTTTACGTTATATTGTTTGTCATGGGCGTCATTACCACCATTACCGAGTGGAACGAGATCCATGCAAAACCGGCTAAGAAGATCCTGTATACGTTCACCTTCCCCTTCTTTATCCTGACGTATATCCCGATTTCGATCGCTGCGCTGTTCAAAAAGATCCATTGGGAGCCGATCCCGCACAACATCACAAAATCGATCGAGGATTTTGAGCAGCCGCAAAACCAATAA
- a CDS encoding YfcE family phosphodiesterase translates to MREYVHALVLSDTHGNAEAVKRVLDACPQAGYVFHLGDHVSDVRLIHENSRAHVVNVKGNCDPGEAVSEFEEVVIKGQKIILTHGHLLKVKFSYDRAFYYAQEHEAKAILFGHTHRQYCEYIDGIWMVNPGSAGESPGGEAEYATLLIGDMGIVPKLKKI, encoded by the coding sequence GTGAGGGAATATGTCCACGCGCTCGTTTTGAGCGACACGCACGGGAATGCGGAGGCAGTCAAACGGGTGCTGGACGCATGCCCGCAAGCAGGGTACGTGTTCCATTTGGGCGATCATGTATCGGATGTGCGGCTGATCCATGAAAACAGCCGTGCGCATGTGGTAAACGTCAAGGGGAACTGCGATCCGGGAGAGGCGGTAAGCGAGTTTGAGGAAGTCGTTATAAAGGGGCAGAAGATCATCCTGACGCACGGGCATCTCCTGAAAGTCAAGTTTTCTTATGACCGCGCTTTTTATTATGCGCAGGAGCACGAAGCAAAAGCGATCCTTTTTGGCCATACGCACAGGCAGTATTGTGAATATATCGACGGGATTTGGATGGTCAATCCGGGAAGCGCGGGCGAATCCCCGGGCGGGGAAGCAGAATATGCCACGCTGCTGATCGGCGATATGGGGATTGTCCCCAAGCTAAAGAAGATTTGA
- a CDS encoding XTP/dITP diphosphatase, whose product MSKLIIATNNQGKVREIKAILGGFYDEILSLKDAGIVADVVEDGKTFHENAAKKAVEISRMVDGDVLADDSGLCVDALDGAPGIYSARFSGEGADDRKNNEKLLSLVKNESNRRARFVCALVLANGGREKLYVEDCAEGKIIDEPRGENGFGYDPLFYVKEYGQTFAQIPAETKNVISHRAKALEKLKKEVEKL is encoded by the coding sequence ATGAGCAAATTGATCATAGCGACAAACAACCAGGGAAAGGTAAGGGAGATCAAGGCGATACTGGGAGGCTTTTATGACGAGATCCTCTCTTTAAAGGACGCAGGCATCGTGGCGGACGTCGTAGAGGACGGCAAGACCTTCCACGAAAATGCCGCTAAAAAGGCGGTCGAGATCAGCAGGATGGTCGATGGGGACGTCCTCGCCGACGATTCCGGACTGTGCGTGGACGCGCTCGACGGCGCGCCGGGCATTTATTCCGCACGCTTCTCCGGCGAAGGGGCCGACGACCGGAAAAACAATGAAAAGCTGCTTTCCCTTGTGAAAAACGAGAGCAACCGCCGGGCAAGGTTCGTATGCGCGCTGGTTCTTGCCAACGGCGGCAGGGAGAAGCTGTACGTGGAGGATTGCGCAGAAGGGAAGATCATCGACGAACCGCGCGGCGAAAATGGTTTTGGCTATGACCCCTTGTTTTATGTAAAGGAATATGGACAGACGTTTGCGCAGATCCCCGCCGAGACAAAGAACGTGATCAGCCATCGCGCAAAAGCGCTTGAAAAGCTGAAGAAGGAAGTCGAAAAGCTGTGA